The Chloracidobacterium sp. genome includes a window with the following:
- a CDS encoding type IV pilus twitching motility protein PilT → MSATIESLLKDPRMAGAEQLVLQAGKAPTVFNSSGATELSRNPMTPFDIYRLLQPHIPDDKKTALMSQPTTNFRLSVNGAGTFDVCITKEGGGMKVCFVPVETVTAKPATPSAPMPPPPAARSSGTFTPPPAATPPRPTPPIPPTRTVPRPPTPSSGTAFSGTVSGKQPTVTPPPTPPTPQPSVAPAAAPSPAAGQGPAVHLRKRGPLEIDKLFEKQLELKASDMHISASVPPMLRLDGDMVVMPGYEEQPLTAADTERILWELMPDKNREEFNRRHDTDFAYEFGDAARFRCNIFMDRKGMGGVFRVIPSKILTAEMLGLSKEILKLCFLSKGLVLVTGPTGSGKSTTLCALIDFINRHRRDHIITIEDPIEFVHENKKCLINQREVHTHTDSFKDALRAALREDPDIILVGEMRDLETISIAIETAETGHLVFGTLHTSTAPSTVDRIIDQFPADRQSQIRVMLSESLKGVIAQTLCKKIGGGRIAALETLICDTGIANLIREGKTFQIPSAMQTGKAKGNVTLNDALLDHVKNKRVEPQEAYIKAVDKAGFENLLKRHNLDVSFLANLANTNA, encoded by the coding sequence ATGTCGGCGACGATTGAAAGCCTGCTCAAGGATCCGCGCATGGCGGGCGCAGAACAACTTGTTTTGCAGGCCGGAAAGGCGCCAACCGTGTTCAACTCATCCGGCGCAACGGAGCTGAGTCGCAACCCGATGACGCCGTTTGACATTTACCGGCTCTTGCAGCCCCATATCCCGGATGACAAGAAAACGGCGCTGATGAGCCAACCGACGACGAATTTTCGACTGAGCGTCAACGGCGCGGGTACGTTCGATGTGTGCATTACCAAGGAAGGCGGAGGGATGAAGGTTTGCTTCGTACCAGTCGAGACGGTGACGGCGAAGCCGGCCACGCCGAGCGCGCCGATGCCACCGCCGCCCGCCGCCCGTTCGTCCGGCACGTTTACACCTCCGCCGGCCGCCACGCCCCCGCGTCCGACGCCGCCGATTCCGCCAACACGAACTGTACCCCGTCCGCCGACGCCTTCTTCCGGGACAGCGTTTTCAGGGACTGTGTCGGGGAAACAGCCGACGGTAACGCCCCCGCCGACCCCGCCCACGCCACAGCCGTCTGTCGCTCCTGCTGCTGCGCCGTCCCCGGCCGCTGGGCAGGGGCCGGCTGTTCACTTGCGCAAGCGTGGACCGCTTGAGATTGACAAGCTTTTTGAGAAGCAACTCGAACTCAAGGCGTCCGACATGCACATTTCCGCGTCCGTTCCGCCGATGCTCCGGCTGGACGGCGATATGGTGGTCATGCCGGGCTATGAAGAACAGCCGCTGACGGCCGCCGACACTGAACGGATTTTGTGGGAGCTAATGCCCGACAAAAACCGCGAGGAATTCAACCGGCGGCATGACACCGATTTTGCTTATGAGTTCGGCGACGCCGCCCGTTTCCGGTGCAACATTTTTATGGATCGGAAGGGCATGGGGGGCGTCTTCCGCGTCATCCCCAGCAAGATTCTGACGGCGGAAATGCTGGGGTTGTCGAAGGAAATTCTCAAGCTGTGCTTCCTGAGCAAAGGGTTGGTGTTGGTGACGGGCCCGACCGGGAGCGGCAAGTCCACAACGCTGTGCGCCTTGATTGACTTCATCAACCGCCACCGCCGCGACCATATCATTACCATTGAGGACCCGATCGAGTTCGTCCACGAAAACAAGAAGTGTCTGATTAACCAGCGTGAGGTTCACACGCACACGGACTCATTCAAGGACGCCCTGCGCGCCGCCCTCCGTGAAGACCCAGACATCATTCTCGTGGGTGAAATGCGCGACCTTGAAACGATTTCGATTGCGATTGAGACGGCCGAGACCGGACACCTCGTGTTTGGGACGCTTCATACCTCGACAGCACCTTCGACCGTGGATCGCATCATTGACCAGTTCCCTGCCGACCGCCAGTCGCAGATTCGAGTCATGCTGTCGGAGTCGCTCAAAGGCGTCATCGCCCAAACACTTTGCAAGAAGATCGGCGGCGGGCGCATCGCGGCGTTAGAAACCCTGATTTGCGATACCGGCATCGCCAACCTCATCCGCGAAGGCAAGACCTTCCAGATTCCATCGGCGATGCAAACCGGCAAGGCTAAAGGGAACGTCACGCTCAACGACGCTCTGCTTGATCACGTCAAAAACAAGCGGGTTGAGCCGCAGGAAGCCTACATCAAAGCGGTGGATAAGGCCGGCTTTGAAAACCTACTCAAACGCCACAACCTTGACGTGAGCTTTCTGGCGAATTTGGCTAATACCAACGCCTGA
- a CDS encoding ATP-binding cassette domain-containing protein: MGDATIHGVTGAFSVSGESEHTHPTPAQRLWRLLALDSRDLLAILAYTTVAGLFSLAVPITAQVLVNNIAQGQSLQQLVVLSSLVLFFLSLAGILRLFQLVLLERLQQRIFVRVSINLGNRLPRVQLGALTGEYAPELVNRFFDVINIQKAFAKLALDGLDAVLKVFVGLLLLAFYSTTLLGFDIAVVAAGLFIIFVLGVNGLRTSILESKKKYKVAAWLEELARCHVSFKMSGTLDFLAERTDALSVAYVKARRAHFAVLFRQAVGNYFFYALASAGILAIGGWLVINRQLTIGQLVAAEIVVVSVLAGLDKVISQLEHVYDLLTALDKVGHVEDLPIERTTGVVLPVSEEGASVVCRNVRFSYRPGIEVLSGVDLSVKPGEWVSVVGLSGAGKSTLMALICGLLEPSHGTVKINGIDVRDVNLDALRLVVGMVGDREEIFEGTIEENIRVGADWLTQEDLRWAIDMVRLTDELADLPQGLQTPLVSGGYNLSRGQVQRLLLARTIARRPKLLILDEAFKGIDECTKLKILDAIYDRAHRWTIIDISHDSEVVIRSSIIHVLDKGVIVESGSPEELSWRRGGAFASLFPEVSRQLVGKRLTTGKG, encoded by the coding sequence ATGGGTGACGCCACAATCCATGGCGTGACAGGCGCTTTCTCAGTCTCAGGCGAAAGCGAACACACACACCCAACGCCCGCCCAGCGACTTTGGCGACTCTTGGCGCTGGATTCGCGCGATTTGCTGGCGATTCTCGCCTACACGACAGTCGCTGGGCTGTTTTCTCTCGCCGTGCCAATTACGGCTCAAGTGCTCGTCAACAACATCGCCCAAGGGCAATCCCTTCAGCAACTGGTGGTGCTGTCTTCGCTTGTCTTGTTTTTCCTCAGCCTGGCCGGCATCCTACGTCTCTTTCAACTGGTGTTGCTGGAACGGTTGCAGCAGCGGATTTTCGTCCGTGTTTCCATCAACTTGGGCAACCGCCTGCCGCGCGTGCAACTTGGCGCACTCACCGGCGAGTACGCCCCGGAACTGGTCAACCGCTTCTTCGATGTCATCAACATCCAGAAGGCTTTCGCCAAGTTGGCGTTGGACGGACTGGACGCCGTTCTCAAGGTTTTCGTTGGGCTGCTGCTGCTGGCGTTTTACAGCACCACGCTGCTGGGCTTCGACATCGCCGTAGTCGCCGCCGGGTTGTTCATCATTTTTGTGCTTGGCGTCAACGGTCTGCGAACAAGCATTCTGGAGTCCAAGAAAAAATACAAAGTCGCTGCGTGGCTTGAGGAATTGGCGCGCTGCCATGTCAGTTTCAAAATGAGTGGCACGCTTGACTTCCTCGCCGAACGCACGGACGCCCTTTCAGTCGCCTACGTCAAAGCGCGCCGCGCGCACTTCGCCGTGCTGTTCCGCCAAGCGGTGGGGAACTACTTCTTCTACGCGCTGGCCAGCGCCGGGATTCTGGCCATCGGCGGCTGGCTTGTCATCAACCGGCAACTGACTATCGGGCAGTTGGTGGCGGCCGAGATTGTCGTCGTTTCCGTCTTGGCTGGATTGGACAAAGTCATCAGCCAGCTTGAGCACGTCTATGACCTGCTGACGGCGCTCGACAAGGTGGGCCACGTCGAAGACCTGCCCATTGAGCGGACGACCGGCGTCGTCCTTCCGGTGTCGGAGGAAGGCGCGTCGGTGGTGTGTCGCAATGTGCGCTTCAGCTATCGCCCCGGCATAGAGGTGTTATCCGGTGTGGATTTAAGCGTGAAGCCGGGCGAGTGGGTCAGCGTCGTCGGGTTGAGCGGCGCCGGCAAATCCACTCTGATGGCGCTTATTTGCGGCCTGCTGGAGCCGTCTCACGGGACGGTTAAGATCAACGGCATTGACGTACGTGATGTCAATCTGGATGCGCTGCGGTTGGTCGTCGGCATGGTGGGCGACCGCGAAGAAATTTTTGAAGGGACGATCGAGGAGAACATTCGCGTCGGGGCGGACTGGCTGACCCAGGAGGACCTGCGCTGGGCGATTGACATGGTGCGGCTCACCGATGAACTGGCCGACCTGCCGCAGGGATTGCAAACCCCGTTGGTGAGCGGGGGATACAACCTCTCCCGTGGGCAGGTGCAGCGGTTGCTTTTGGCGCGCACTATTGCGCGGCGTCCGAAGCTGCTGATTCTTGATGAAGCTTTTAAGGGCATTGACGAGTGCACCAAGCTGAAAATTCTCGACGCCATTTACGACCGCGCTCACCGCTGGACGATTATTGACATCTCGCACGATTCTGAAGTCGTTATCCGGTCGTCCATCATTCACGTACTAGACAAAGGCGTGATTGTCGAAAGCGGCTCGCCCGAAGAGTTATCTTGGCGGCGCGGCGGCGCGTTTGCGTCGCTTTTCCCAGAGGTCTCACGCCAACTCGTCGGGAAGCGGCTGACGACGGGCAAAGGATAA